The stretch of DNA CTCTTGCAGGATCGCAAGCGTCTTTGGCCCTTCGCGGCTGCTCTCTGCAAGCTTGGCGAAAGCGGCCTGCGCCTCCTCCATCTTGCCCTGATCTGCCAGCTCCATGGCCTCGACATATTGCTGGCCGGCGGTAAGCGCCTGTTGGCGCTCGTAATATTGCCACAGCTTGTAGCCTCCGACGCCCAGGATGACCACGAAGCACAGGCCAAGGATATAGACGCCGAAGCGATCCCAGAGCCGCTTGATCTGTTCCTTGCGGACTTCTTCTTCGACTTCGCGGATCAGCGACTCTTCACTCAACGAGCATCCCCTTTCACGGCCGGCTGCACAAATTTCGGATGAACCGATTCGTCGGTGCCGTTCTTAACAGCCCGCGAGGCGCGTAAACTACATGGGTGACCGAATGAAGGCAATGTGCCCCAGCGGCATTGATTGCCCGCGTCACCAGCGTGATTTGGTCGCCAGATTGGCGCTAGGCGTCGGAGGAGGGCCGCCTCCCCACCTTCCCATTATGGCCGGCAAGCTCGTCCAGAATGGCGCAATCCCTGCGATCATCTCCCGGGCAGGCGGCGATAAGGCGCCCCAATTCGCGGCGCATCTCTTGCAGATCCGCGATACGACGGTCGATTTCCGTCACGTGATGCTCGGCAATCGCGCGCACCTCCGCGCTTCGCCGCTGCGTATCGTCTTGCAGCGAGGTGAGCATGCGGCAATCCTCGATGGAAAACCCGAGGGCCCTTGCCCGTTGCAGGAATTTGAGACGCT from Rhodoligotrophos sp. CJ14 encodes:
- the cueR gene encoding Cu(I)-responsive transcriptional regulator — its product is MNISQAAQASGLPAKTIRYYEEIGLISPSRLANGYRSYGTREVERLKFLQRARALGFSIEDCRMLTSLQDDTQRRSAEVRAIAEHHVTEIDRRIADLQEMRRELGRLIAACPGDDRRDCAILDELAGHNGKVGRRPSSDA